A genomic segment from Necator americanus strain Aroian chromosome III, whole genome shotgun sequence encodes:
- a CDS encoding hypothetical protein (NECATOR_CHRIII.G9210.T2): MYSKLELWDVMLCVLVLANFLSNLIDFCEKKLISQRHRLLHSRRDCLAADCAIGMAVSVNRATPADAAALMGMIRELADFEKMPEGVKIDEVRLAADLERNAVGGFILRDSDEPAAMLLFYFAYSTWEGQYIHMEDLYVRPAFRRKGYGRMLWRELGVLAKEMGCRRLQWNVLDWNSNALAFYEKMPSQNLTKKEGWLLYRLDVDGISALAELK, translated from the exons ATGTACTCAAAATTAGAACTATGGGATGTTATGTTATGTGTACTTGTATTAGCGAACTTCTTATCTAATCTCATAG atttttgcgaaaaaaagctGATTAGCCAGCGACATCGATTGCTGCATTCGCGACGTGACTGCCTTGCTGCCGATTGTGCAATT GGTATGGCGGTGTCGGTGAATCGTGCCACTCCTGCCGATGCGGCAGCGTTGATGGGTATGATTAGGGAACTAGCAGATTTCGAGAAAATGCCTGAAGGAGTGAAG atCGATGAAGTTCGACTTGCTGCTGACCTCGAAAGGAACGCTGTGGGTGGTTTTATACTACGAGACAGTGATGAACCGGCTGCTATGCTTCTCTTCTATTTTGCCTACTCGACATGGGAAGGACAATATATTCATATGGAAGATTTGTATGTACGACCAGCGTTTCGTCGAAAGGGATACGGTCGAATGTTATGGCGTGAGCTTGGCGTTTTAGCTAAAGAAATGGGCTGCAGAAG ACTCCAATGGAATGTGCTGGACTGGAATTCGAACGCTTTGGCGTTTTACGAAAAAATGCCTTCTCAAAATCTCACGAAGAAAGAGGGATGGTTACTGTATCGACTTGACGTCGATGGAATCTCAGCCTTagctgaattgaaatga
- a CDS encoding hypothetical protein (NECATOR_CHRIII.G9210.T1) yields the protein MAVSVNRATPADAAALMGMIRELADFEKMPEGVKIDEVRLAADLERNAVGGFILRDSDEPAAMLLFYFAYSTWEGQYIHMEDLYVRPAFRRKGYGRMLWRELGVLAKEMGCRRLQWNVLDWNSNALAFYEKMPSQNLTKKEGWLLYRLDVDGISALAELK from the exons ATGGCGGTGTCGGTGAATCGTGCCACTCCTGCCGATGCGGCAGCGTTGATGGGTATGATTAGGGAACTAGCAGATTTCGAGAAAATGCCTGAAGGAGTGAAG atCGATGAAGTTCGACTTGCTGCTGACCTCGAAAGGAACGCTGTGGGTGGTTTTATACTACGAGACAGTGATGAACCGGCTGCTATGCTTCTCTTCTATTTTGCCTACTCGACATGGGAAGGACAATATATTCATATGGAAGATTTGTATGTACGACCAGCGTTTCGTCGAAAGGGATACGGTCGAATGTTATGGCGTGAGCTTGGCGTTTTAGCTAAAGAAATGGGCTGCAGAAG ACTCCAATGGAATGTGCTGGACTGGAATTCGAACGCTTTGGCGTTTTACGAAAAAATGCCTTCTCAAAATCTCACGAAGAAAGAGGGATGGTTACTGTATCGACTTGACGTCGATGGAATCTCAGCCTTagctgaattgaaatga
- a CDS encoding hypothetical protein (NECATOR_CHRIII.G9211.T2), with protein sequence MVLISASIVSKSGKALVTRVFVSDMTRARMEGLLDAFPKLIGNDKDSVQRQHTFIETDSVRYVYHPLDSVYMVLITTKTSNILEDLETLRLFSRVIPEYCRSNDEKEILAHDFDLIFAFDEVVTLGYRESVNLAQIRTFTEMDSHEERVFLQIKEAQERAAKQAMAEKAKEFKRLQKEALSKGLKPSSAGFGASATGISSASTPLTAVQEPAAPRPATTAPRAGGGKALKLGAKTKDEDVFLQQLRQEGQTIAPVEKASRDGAGVSTMAAAPLSNVKREVVHVRTEEKMIATVSRDGGLQGAEILGVVSLSVSAPEYNTVAIQMHNKAPTGAQLQVHPNLDKKEWHTSSMLKLKSAGKPFPVNNDVGVLKWKLVLTEEEQLPITLNCWPQESADGCQVNIEYTLQREDLSLENVVITVPLPPATVPVVSECEGSYDYQKARNQIVWTMPVIDSTNSTGTLEFSVPNGHSDHFFPVQVRFHTEKLYCDIGVDVAQSMDGNSVVPFSTETRFLSEKYEVV encoded by the exons ATGGTGCTAATCTCTGCGAGCATAGTGTCCAAGTCTGGAAAAG CGCTTGTCACACGAGTTTTCGTATCGGATATGACTCGTGCACGTATGGAGGGACTTCTCGATGCTTTTCCAAAACTTATAGGGAACGATAAGGATTCAG tACAACGACAGCATACTTTCATCGAAACTGACAGTGTACGGTATGTCTATCATCCCCTGGATAGCGTGTACATGGTTCTGATCACTACCAAAACGTCGAACATTCTCGAAGATCTTGAGACACTTAGATTGTTCTCGCGTGTG ATCCCCGAATATTGTCGCTCCAATGACGAGAAAGAAATCCTCGCTCACGATTTTGATTTGATCTTCGCGTTTGATGAAGTCGTCACCCTAGGATACAG GGAAAGTGTCAACTTAGCTCAGATTCGTACTTTTACTGAAATGGACTCTCATGAAGAGCGCGTTTTTCTACAGATCAAAGAG GCCCAAGAACGAGCTGCGAAACAAGCTATGGCTGAAAAGGCAAAGGAATTCAAACGTTTGCAGAAGGAGGCTCTTAGCAAAGGACTCAAACCATCAA GTGCTGGCTTCGGAGCTTCTGCTACGGGGATTTCGTCTGCATCAACACCTCTCACCGCTGTGCAAGAACCCGCTGCTCCTAGACCAGCAACCACTGCACCGAGAGCTGGTGGAGGAAAG gcTCTCAAGCTTGGGGCTAAAACAAAGGACGAGGATGTCTTTCTGCAGCAACTTCGTCAGGAAGGACAGACCATTGCACCTGTCGAGAAAGCTTCA CGTGATGGTGCTGGTGTGTCTACAATGGCAGCCGCTCCGTTATCAAATGTAAAGAGAGAAGTTGTCCATGTTCGTACGGAAGAAAAGATGATAGCAACAGTAAGTCGTGACGGAGGACTTCAAGGAGCAGAG ATTCTTGGTGTCGTTAGCTTGTCGGTATCTGCACCAGAATATAACACAGTCGCTATACAGATGCACAACAAAGCACCCACAGGTGCGCAGTTGCAG GTCCATCCAAATCTTGACAAGAAAGAATGGCACACATCATCTATGCTAAAGCTAAAGTCCGCTGGTAAACCATTCCCTGTGAACAACGATGTAGGTGTGCTGAAATGGAAACTGGTACTTACCGAAGAGGAACAGCTCCCTATTACAC TGAACTGTTGGCCACAGGAATCAGCTGATGGTTGTCAAGTGAATATCGAATACACGTTGCAAAGAGAAGACTTATCGCTGGAAAATGTTGTAATCACTGTTCCATTACC ACCCGCCACTGTTCCTGTTGTATCCGAATGCGAAGGATCGTATGACTACCAAAAAGCTCGAAACCAAATTGTATGGACGATGCCGGTGATTGACAG CACAAATTCTACTGGAACGTTGGAATTCTCTGTGCCGAACGGACATTCCGATCACTTTTTCCCTGTGCAAGTTCGCTTCCATACCGAGAAACTGTACTGTGACATCGGG GTTGATGTGGCACAGTCCATGGACGGAAACTCAGTGGTGCCATTCTCCACCGAAACCCGTTTCCTTTCAGAAAAGTACGAGGTTGTTTAA
- a CDS encoding hypothetical protein (NECATOR_CHRIII.G9211.T1) — protein MVLISASIVSKSGKALVTRVFVSDMTRARMEGLLDAFPKLIGNDKDSDSTKSVQRQHTFIETDSVRYVYHPLDSVYMVLITTKTSNILEDLETLRLFSRVIPEYCRSNDEKEILAHDFDLIFAFDEVVTLGYRESVNLAQIRTFTEMDSHEERVFLQIKEAQERAAKQAMAEKAKEFKRLQKEALSKGLKPSSAGFGASATGISSASTPLTAVQEPAAPRPATTAPRAGGGKALKLGAKTKDEDVFLQQLRQEGQTIAPVEKASRDGAGVSTMAAAPLSNVKREVVHVRTEEKMIATVSRDGGLQGAEILGVVSLSVSAPEYNTVAIQMHNKAPTGAQLQVHPNLDKKEWHTSSMLKLKSAGKPFPVNNDVGVLKWKLVLTEEEQLPITLNCWPQESADGCQVNIEYTLQREDLSLENVVITVPLPPATVPVVSECEGSYDYQKARNQIVWTMPVIDSTNSTGTLEFSVPNGHSDHFFPVQVRFHTEKLYCDIGVDVAQSMDGNSVVPFSTETRFLSEKYEVV, from the exons ATGGTGCTAATCTCTGCGAGCATAGTGTCCAAGTCTGGAAAAG CGCTTGTCACACGAGTTTTCGTATCGGATATGACTCGTGCACGTATGGAGGGACTTCTCGATGCTTTTCCAAAACTTATAGGGAACGATAAGGATTCAG attCTACCAAGTCAG tACAACGACAGCATACTTTCATCGAAACTGACAGTGTACGGTATGTCTATCATCCCCTGGATAGCGTGTACATGGTTCTGATCACTACCAAAACGTCGAACATTCTCGAAGATCTTGAGACACTTAGATTGTTCTCGCGTGTG ATCCCCGAATATTGTCGCTCCAATGACGAGAAAGAAATCCTCGCTCACGATTTTGATTTGATCTTCGCGTTTGATGAAGTCGTCACCCTAGGATACAG GGAAAGTGTCAACTTAGCTCAGATTCGTACTTTTACTGAAATGGACTCTCATGAAGAGCGCGTTTTTCTACAGATCAAAGAG GCCCAAGAACGAGCTGCGAAACAAGCTATGGCTGAAAAGGCAAAGGAATTCAAACGTTTGCAGAAGGAGGCTCTTAGCAAAGGACTCAAACCATCAA GTGCTGGCTTCGGAGCTTCTGCTACGGGGATTTCGTCTGCATCAACACCTCTCACCGCTGTGCAAGAACCCGCTGCTCCTAGACCAGCAACCACTGCACCGAGAGCTGGTGGAGGAAAG gcTCTCAAGCTTGGGGCTAAAACAAAGGACGAGGATGTCTTTCTGCAGCAACTTCGTCAGGAAGGACAGACCATTGCACCTGTCGAGAAAGCTTCA CGTGATGGTGCTGGTGTGTCTACAATGGCAGCCGCTCCGTTATCAAATGTAAAGAGAGAAGTTGTCCATGTTCGTACGGAAGAAAAGATGATAGCAACAGTAAGTCGTGACGGAGGACTTCAAGGAGCAGAG ATTCTTGGTGTCGTTAGCTTGTCGGTATCTGCACCAGAATATAACACAGTCGCTATACAGATGCACAACAAAGCACCCACAGGTGCGCAGTTGCAG GTCCATCCAAATCTTGACAAGAAAGAATGGCACACATCATCTATGCTAAAGCTAAAGTCCGCTGGTAAACCATTCCCTGTGAACAACGATGTAGGTGTGCTGAAATGGAAACTGGTACTTACCGAAGAGGAACAGCTCCCTATTACAC TGAACTGTTGGCCACAGGAATCAGCTGATGGTTGTCAAGTGAATATCGAATACACGTTGCAAAGAGAAGACTTATCGCTGGAAAATGTTGTAATCACTGTTCCATTACC ACCCGCCACTGTTCCTGTTGTATCCGAATGCGAAGGATCGTATGACTACCAAAAAGCTCGAAACCAAATTGTATGGACGATGCCGGTGATTGACAG CACAAATTCTACTGGAACGTTGGAATTCTCTGTGCCGAACGGACATTCCGATCACTTTTTCCCTGTGCAAGTTCGCTTCCATACCGAGAAACTGTACTGTGACATCGGG GTTGATGTGGCACAGTCCATGGACGGAAACTCAGTGGTGCCATTCTCCACCGAAACCCGTTTCCTTTCAGAAAAGTACGAGGTTGTTTAA
- a CDS encoding hypothetical protein (NECATOR_CHRIII.G9212.T2) → MIGTTRRCKSRRSHLIRYLQHRALEMRVEALAAFKGCCEAVSPYLCALRLTSENLTVLSSTGNVTINISSGTRFIITAFGKASIAMAKAAEEQLGTRLHEGVVIAPNVGKISNPHLRSHVFYGAQHNLPDADSVTATHTALDCIQKNDSTDSVFLFLVSGGGSALFCSPDGVTLEEKLSTIRTLTANGADIRVLNAFRQKLSTVKGGKTLNYVKKGQVVTLLISDLIDNLIQFIASGPTVLQTKSMIEMSNTLTSLPKWKSLLPAEILSKLKDSPPQSTVQPHNIIVACISNALAELKRFFILHGYDAQIITSTLEGNAAQRGKDFAELIMSTKEDFPEKLKKFGGKLTAAPTTNRIAFLFGGETTVVLRGDGKGGRCQEMVLSCLMALASSGKTMPKFLFLAAGTDGIDGPTDAAGAYITNADVDKKIVGKGLKYLEISNSYEFWSTYNNGKNHFKPGPTGTNVMDIQIVLLDFDQ, encoded by the exons ATGATCGG GACCACTCGACGCTGCAAGTCGCGACGGTCCCATCTCATCCGCTATCTCCAGCACCGAGctttag aGATGCGTGTCGAAGCTCTGGCTGCTTTCAAAGGTTGCTGCGAAGCTGTCTCTCCATATTTATGC GCGTTACGTTTGACATCCGAAAATCTTACCGTACTCTCATCAACGGGGAATGTAACCATCAATATATCGAGTGGTACTCGTTTTATAATTACCGCATTCGGGAAAGCGTCGATAGCAATGGCTAAGGCGGCAGAGGAACAGCTTGGAACACGTCTACATGAAGGAGTGGTAATTGCGCCGAACGTGGGAAAAAT CAGTAATCCACACCTTCGATCTCATGTGTTCTATGGAGCTCAACACAACCTACCGGATGCGGATTCTGTGACGGCTACACATACGGCATTGGATTGTATTCAGAAGAATGACTCAACAGATtctgtatttcttttcctcgTCTCAG GTGGTGGCTCAGCACTGTTTTGCTCACCTGATGGCGTAACACTTGAGGAGAAGTTGAGCACAATTCGTACGCTCACCGCAAACGGTGCGGATATCCGAGTACTTAACGCATTCCGTCAGAAATTATCCACTGTGAAAGGTGGTAAAACGCTGAACTATGTGAAAAAAGGACAA gtcGTCACTTTGCTCATCTCAGACTTGATCGATAATCTCATACAGTTTATCGCAAGTGGGCCAACGGTTCTACAAACGAAATCCATGATTGAAATGTCGAATACATTGACATCATTACCAAAATGGAAATCCTTACTACCTGCAGAAATTCTGAGCAAGCTGAAG GATTCACCTCCACAATCCACTGTACAACCTCACAATATCATTGTAGCGTGTATATCTAACGCTCTGGCGGAgttgaaaagatttttcattCTACACGGTTACGATGCTCAAATCATAACATCGACTCTCGAAGGAAATGCAGCTCAAAGAGGAAAAGATTTTGCTGAACTAATCATGTCGACTAAGGAggattttccggaaaaattgaagaaattcggTGGGAAATTGACCGCTGCTCCTACCACAAACAGG ATCGCTTTCCTGTTCGGCGGTGAGACAACGGTGGTGCTGCGTGGCGACGGAAAAGGAGGTCGATGTCAGGAAATGGTTCTATCTTGCTTGATGGCTCTCGCTTCTTCCGGCAAAACAATGCCGAAGTTCTTATTTCTGGCTGCTGGAACTGATGGGATTGACGGTCCGACGGATGCTGCTGGTGCGTACATTACTAACGCGGATGTTGACAAGAAAATCGTGGGAAAAGGCTTAAAATACCTGGAAATCTCAAATTCTTACGAGTTTTGGTCAACTTACAACAATGGTAAGAATCACTTCAAACCTGGCCCAACTGGTACTAATGTGATGGATATACAAATTGTTCTACTGGACTTTGATCAATAA
- a CDS encoding hypothetical protein (NECATOR_CHRIII.G9212.T1) → MQHSSSFRGCVAQSALRLTSENLTVLSSTGNVTINISSGTRFIITAFGKASIAMAKAAEEQLGTRLHEGVVIAPNVGKISNPHLRSHVFYGAQHNLPDADSVTATHTALDCIQKNDSTDSVFLFLVSGGGSALFCSPDGVTLEEKLSTIRTLTANGADIRVLNAFRQKLSTVKGGKTLNYVKKGQVVTLLISDLIDNLIQFIASGPTVLQTKSMIEMSNTLTSLPKWKSLLPAEILSKLKDSPPQSTVQPHNIIVACISNALAELKRFFILHGYDAQIITSTLEGNAAQRGKDFAELIMSTKEDFPEKLKKFGGKLTAAPTTNRIAFLFGGETTVVLRGDGKGGRCQEMVLSCLMALASSGKTMPKFLFLAAGTDGIDGPTDAAGAYITNADVDKKIVGKGLKYLEISNSYEFWSTYNNGKNHFKPGPTGTNVMDIQIVLLDFDQ, encoded by the exons GCGTTACGTTTGACATCCGAAAATCTTACCGTACTCTCATCAACGGGGAATGTAACCATCAATATATCGAGTGGTACTCGTTTTATAATTACCGCATTCGGGAAAGCGTCGATAGCAATGGCTAAGGCGGCAGAGGAACAGCTTGGAACACGTCTACATGAAGGAGTGGTAATTGCGCCGAACGTGGGAAAAAT CAGTAATCCACACCTTCGATCTCATGTGTTCTATGGAGCTCAACACAACCTACCGGATGCGGATTCTGTGACGGCTACACATACGGCATTGGATTGTATTCAGAAGAATGACTCAACAGATtctgtatttcttttcctcgTCTCAG GTGGTGGCTCAGCACTGTTTTGCTCACCTGATGGCGTAACACTTGAGGAGAAGTTGAGCACAATTCGTACGCTCACCGCAAACGGTGCGGATATCCGAGTACTTAACGCATTCCGTCAGAAATTATCCACTGTGAAAGGTGGTAAAACGCTGAACTATGTGAAAAAAGGACAA gtcGTCACTTTGCTCATCTCAGACTTGATCGATAATCTCATACAGTTTATCGCAAGTGGGCCAACGGTTCTACAAACGAAATCCATGATTGAAATGTCGAATACATTGACATCATTACCAAAATGGAAATCCTTACTACCTGCAGAAATTCTGAGCAAGCTGAAG GATTCACCTCCACAATCCACTGTACAACCTCACAATATCATTGTAGCGTGTATATCTAACGCTCTGGCGGAgttgaaaagatttttcattCTACACGGTTACGATGCTCAAATCATAACATCGACTCTCGAAGGAAATGCAGCTCAAAGAGGAAAAGATTTTGCTGAACTAATCATGTCGACTAAGGAggattttccggaaaaattgaagaaattcggTGGGAAATTGACCGCTGCTCCTACCACAAACAGG ATCGCTTTCCTGTTCGGCGGTGAGACAACGGTGGTGCTGCGTGGCGACGGAAAAGGAGGTCGATGTCAGGAAATGGTTCTATCTTGCTTGATGGCTCTCGCTTCTTCCGGCAAAACAATGCCGAAGTTCTTATTTCTGGCTGCTGGAACTGATGGGATTGACGGTCCGACGGATGCTGCTGGTGCGTACATTACTAACGCGGATGTTGACAAGAAAATCGTGGGAAAAGGCTTAAAATACCTGGAAATCTCAAATTCTTACGAGTTTTGGTCAACTTACAACAATGGTAAGAATCACTTCAAACCTGGCCCAACTGGTACTAATGTGATGGATATACAAATTGTTCTACTGGACTTTGATCAATAA